Proteins encoded within one genomic window of Bacteroides sedimenti:
- a CDS encoding fucose isomerase produces MTIHLITFSSALQKQSSIYKMHEVLLSELEKFFKIKYVDYKELYTLSEDDFKLVFIATGGVEKFVVQSFEALPQPMILLTDGMQNSLSASLEISYWLQCKGLKSEILHGETESIVQRINVHYNNFEAQKNIKGKKIGVIGTPSSWLIASGVDYLLSKRRWGIEFLNIPIENIVKRYEEITEDEVGEQAAIIAGKALACREASPDDMIRAMRVYKAVKQICEKENLSAITLNCYKLISMIGTTGCLALSLLNDEGIVAGCEGDLQSIFTFLAIKAVVGKTAFMANPIEVNIKKNEIVFAHCSVSTKLTEQFIIRNHFESNSGVSIQGILPIGDVTVIKCGGECLDEYYVTSGRLTENTNFLNACRTQIRVKLDSPADYFLKNPIGNHHLVILGNYEEALDAFFASNNCKRVE; encoded by the coding sequence ATAACAATTCATCTGATTACCTTCTCATCTGCTTTACAGAAACAGTCATCTATCTACAAGATGCACGAAGTGCTGCTGAGCGAACTTGAAAAATTCTTCAAGATTAAATATGTGGATTATAAAGAGCTTTACACATTATCGGAAGACGATTTCAAGCTTGTATTTATTGCCACAGGAGGCGTTGAAAAATTCGTAGTTCAAAGCTTTGAAGCACTACCTCAACCTATGATTCTTCTAACAGACGGCATGCAGAATTCACTCTCTGCATCACTGGAAATTTCATACTGGTTGCAATGTAAAGGTCTGAAATCGGAAATCCTGCACGGAGAAACAGAATCCATTGTACAAAGAATAAATGTGCATTATAATAACTTTGAAGCACAAAAAAATATAAAAGGAAAAAAAATAGGCGTTATTGGTACTCCATCTTCCTGGCTAATTGCAAGCGGCGTTGATTATCTGCTTAGTAAACGGCGGTGGGGGATCGAATTCCTCAATATACCTATTGAGAATATAGTAAAAAGATACGAAGAAATCACGGAAGATGAAGTAGGAGAACAAGCTGCAATCATTGCAGGAAAAGCTCTTGCATGTAGGGAGGCATCACCCGATGATATGATCAGGGCGATGCGGGTCTACAAAGCAGTTAAGCAGATCTGTGAAAAAGAAAACTTATCTGCAATTACCCTAAACTGTTATAAGCTGATTTCAATGATCGGCACCACCGGTTGTCTTGCTCTATCATTATTGAATGATGAAGGAATAGTTGCAGGTTGTGAAGGAGATCTTCAGTCAATATTCACTTTCCTGGCTATAAAAGCAGTAGTAGGAAAAACCGCATTTATGGCAAATCCCATAGAAGTTAATATCAAGAAAAATGAGATTGTATTTGCCCATTGCAGTGTAAGCACTAAATTGACAGAACAGTTTATTATCCGTAATCATTTTGAAAGCAACTCGGGAGTATCAATTCAGGGAATCTTGCCCATCGGAGATGTTACAGTTATAAAATGTGGAGGAGAATGCCTTGACGAGTATTATGTAACTTCTGGCAGATTGACTGAAAACACAAATTTCTTGAATGCATGTCGCACACAAATACGTGTTAAGTTGGACTCACCAGCTGATTATTTTCTAAAAAATCCTATCGGAAATCATCATTTGGTAATATTAGGAAATTATGAAGAAGCATTAGATGCCTTTTTTGCCTCCAACAACTGCAAGCGTGTAGAATGA
- a CDS encoding pyridoxal phosphate-dependent aminotransferase, translating to MPTISIRGTEMPASPIRKLAPLAEAAKQKGIHVYHLNIGQPDLPTPKAALDAIRNIDRTILEYSPSDGYRSYREKLTQYYKKFNINLTADDIIITTGGSEAVLFAFMSCLNPGDEIIVPEPAYANYMAFAISAGAVIRTVSTTIEEGFSLPKVEKFEELINERTKGILICNPNNPTGYLYTRKEMNQIRDMVKKYDLFLFSDEVYREFIYTGSPYISACHLEGIENNVVLIDSVSKRYSECGIRIGALITKNKEVRNAVMKFCQARLSPPLIGQIAAEASLDAPEDYFRENYDEYVERRKCLIDGLNKIPGVYSPIPMGAFYTVAKLPVDDSDKFCAWCLSDFQYEGETVFMAPASGFYTTPGAGYNEVRIAYVLKKEDLTRALFILGKALEAYPGRVD from the coding sequence ATGCCAACTATATCCATCCGTGGAACCGAAATGCCCGCATCACCGATCAGGAAACTGGCTCCGCTAGCTGAAGCTGCAAAACAAAAAGGAATTCATGTGTATCATCTGAATATTGGTCAGCCAGACCTTCCAACTCCTAAAGCCGCGCTTGATGCGATTCGAAATATTGACCGTACAATTCTGGAATATAGTCCAAGTGACGGATACAGAAGTTATCGGGAAAAACTCACACAATATTACAAGAAATTCAATATAAACCTGACGGCAGATGATATTATCATTACTACCGGCGGTTCAGAAGCTGTGTTGTTTGCCTTTATGTCCTGCCTGAATCCGGGAGATGAAATTATAGTTCCCGAACCAGCTTATGCCAACTACATGGCCTTTGCTATATCTGCTGGAGCAGTAATACGCACGGTATCAACTACTATTGAAGAAGGTTTTTCTCTTCCTAAAGTTGAAAAGTTCGAAGAACTTATTAATGAAAGGACAAAAGGAATTTTGATTTGTAATCCGAATAACCCAACTGGGTATTTGTATACTCGTAAAGAGATGAATCAGATAAGAGACATGGTTAAGAAATATGATCTTTTCCTTTTCTCAGATGAGGTTTACCGTGAATTTATCTACACTGGTTCTCCATATATTTCGGCCTGTCATTTGGAAGGAATTGAAAACAATGTAGTTCTGATTGATTCGGTTTCTAAAAGATACTCTGAATGCGGTATTCGTATTGGGGCTCTGATCACAAAGAATAAAGAGGTTCGTAATGCCGTAATGAAATTCTGTCAGGCACGTTTAAGCCCTCCGCTCATCGGTCAGATTGCTGCTGAGGCTTCTCTGGATGCTCCCGAAGATTATTTCAGAGAGAACTATGACGAATATGTTGAACGCCGTAAATGTTTGATTGACGGACTGAATAAAATTCCGGGTGTCTATTCACCAATTCCAATGGGTGCCTTTTACACGGTAGCCAAACTTCCGGTCGATGACTCAGATAAGTTCTGTGCATGGTGTCTTTCCGATTTCCAGTACGAAGGAGAAACTGTGTTCATGGCTCCGGCTTCTGGTTTCTATACTACACCGGGTGCAGGATACAATGAAGTGCGTATTGCGTACGTATTGAAAAAAGAAGATCTCACTCGGGCTCTTTTTATTCTGGGTAAAGCACTTGAAGCCTATCCGGGAAGAGTTGATTAA
- a CDS encoding acyltransferase family protein, whose product MKQYDYITLSKALGIILVVVGHFTSTVYMPAYYIEMKNLIFSFHMPLFMVLSGFLFQMSLRSKPDKISLLPFLKKKFNRLMVPYFFISALIALLNFALGFFMPVKRSVDWRYLVEILYTNVGGSAVFLWFVYTLFVIFAISILCMRSKGGIFILGTLSLLLYFIPLPQIFYLSFVHSFIVYFWGGMLLFLLTDRPKKHYSVSYSLIALLVLVLAYLIRESVPVGFTKQILNLICGFAGSYMVICVAYISQDKSKWLMALGKYSAYIYLLHMAGVYMVRVVFEKIVIFTPVCYGIALVAAVIAGLLIPLLVTKNIIYRNKALTFLMGGK is encoded by the coding sequence ATGAAGCAGTATGATTACATAACGCTTTCCAAAGCTCTAGGTATTATATTGGTCGTAGTCGGTCATTTTACTTCAACAGTATACATGCCCGCATATTATATTGAAATGAAGAACCTGATTTTTTCATTTCATATGCCTTTATTCATGGTTTTGTCCGGCTTTCTGTTTCAGATGTCTTTGCGAAGTAAGCCGGACAAAATTTCTTTGCTCCCTTTCCTGAAGAAGAAGTTCAACCGTCTGATGGTTCCCTATTTCTTTATTTCTGCTCTAATAGCCTTGCTGAATTTTGCTTTAGGTTTTTTTATGCCGGTTAAAAGATCGGTAGATTGGCGCTATCTGGTTGAAATTCTGTATACAAACGTAGGAGGTTCGGCTGTGTTTCTTTGGTTTGTTTATACCTTGTTTGTGATATTCGCGATTTCTATTCTTTGCATGAGAAGCAAAGGAGGCATATTCATATTGGGAACACTTTCGCTCTTGCTGTATTTTATTCCATTGCCGCAAATCTTCTATTTATCATTTGTACATTCATTCATTGTTTATTTCTGGGGGGGGATGCTACTCTTTTTGTTGACCGACCGGCCGAAGAAGCATTACTCGGTTAGCTATTCGCTTATAGCTTTGCTGGTATTGGTTCTTGCCTATCTGATAAGAGAATCGGTACCTGTTGGTTTTACGAAACAGATTTTAAATCTGATATGTGGTTTTGCCGGGAGTTACATGGTTATTTGCGTGGCTTATATCTCTCAGGATAAAAGCAAATGGCTGATGGCATTAGGTAAATACAGTGCCTATATCTATTTGCTTCACATGGCAGGAGTCTATATGGTGCGTGTTGTTTTTGAAAAAATTGTTATTTTTACACCTGTATGTTACGGTATTGCTTTAGTGGCTGCTGTGATTGCTGGTCTGCTGATTCCTTTATTGGTAACAAAGAATATTATCTACAGGAATAAAGCGCTAACCTTTTTAATGGGAGGAAAATAA
- a CDS encoding ABC transporter permease — MNFALYVARRIYSGKEAGKQVSKPAIRIAMLGIAIGLAVMIVSVAVVIGFKNEIRSKVVGFGSHIQISNFDSSLSYETRPVVTNDSIMKVISSLQGVKHVQRFSTKPGMIKTNNAFQGMVLKGVGQEFDPTFFRKHLLEGEIPSFSDSSSSNEVLISKSLANKLRLKLGDKILTYFIQSEVRARKLTVKGIYQTNFSEYDNLFLLTDIHTVNRLNHWDPVQSTGLEIQVKNYDELNKVAQEIYGHVDKQVDKYGGVYYVQTIEELNPSVFAWLGLLDMNVWVILILMIGVAGFTMISGLLIIILERTNMIGILKALGAKNFGIREIFLYFSVFLIGKGMLWGNIVGLLFCFIQSKFQIFKLNPETYYIDHVPVEFNIWLFLLLNIGTFIVSVLMLLGPSYLISRIHPAKSIQFE; from the coding sequence ATGAATTTTGCACTCTACGTTGCCCGAAGAATATACTCCGGAAAAGAAGCAGGAAAACAAGTTTCAAAACCGGCTATCCGTATAGCTATGCTTGGCATTGCAATTGGTTTGGCGGTAATGATTGTTTCGGTGGCTGTGGTTATTGGTTTTAAAAATGAAATCAGAAGCAAAGTTGTAGGCTTTGGTTCTCATATTCAAATTAGTAACTTTGACTCTTCTCTTTCTTATGAAACTCGTCCGGTAGTCACCAATGATAGTATCATGAAGGTAATCTCTTCTTTGCAAGGAGTGAAGCATGTGCAACGTTTCTCTACTAAGCCTGGAATGATAAAGACAAATAATGCATTCCAGGGAATGGTATTGAAAGGAGTTGGGCAGGAATTCGACCCGACTTTCTTCCGAAAACATCTTCTCGAAGGTGAGATACCCTCATTCTCGGACTCTTCTTCCTCTAATGAAGTGCTTATTTCGAAATCTTTGGCAAACAAACTACGTTTAAAGCTGGGAGATAAGATTCTTACTTATTTTATTCAAAGTGAAGTAAGGGCAAGAAAACTCACTGTTAAAGGTATCTATCAAACAAATTTCTCAGAATACGATAATCTGTTCTTGTTGACGGATATTCACACGGTAAATCGGCTTAATCACTGGGACCCCGTACAGTCTACAGGTTTGGAGATTCAGGTGAAAAACTATGATGAATTAAATAAGGTTGCTCAAGAAATCTATGGGCATGTAGACAAACAGGTTGATAAATATGGAGGGGTTTATTATGTTCAGACCATAGAGGAGCTGAATCCTTCCGTTTTTGCCTGGCTAGGATTGTTGGATATGAATGTTTGGGTGATACTTATTTTAATGATAGGAGTAGCTGGTTTTACAATGATTTCCGGGTTGCTGATTATTATTTTGGAAAGGACCAACATGATTGGTATTCTGAAAGCTCTGGGAGCAAAGAATTTTGGAATCCGTGAAATTTTTCTCTATTTCTCTGTATTTTTGATAGGGAAGGGGATGTTATGGGGAAACATTGTTGGCTTACTTTTCTGTTTCATACAATCTAAATTTCAGATTTTCAAACTAAATCCGGAGACATACTACATTGACCACGTACCGGTGGAATTCAACATCTGGTTGTTTCTTTTGTTGAATATCGGGACATTTATTGTTTCAGTGTTGATGCTACTGGGCCCATCTTATCTTATTTCCAGGATTCATCCTGCCAAGTCTATTCAGTTTGAATAA